ACCCACTGGGACGGGCAGAAGTGGGCCTCCGTCACGCCGCCGCAGCCCGCCGCGGACAAGGACGCCCTCGTCTCGGACGTCGAGCGGGTCGGCGACCACGCGCTCGCGGTCGGGCTTGAGCGCAAGCTCGACCCGCAGACCGGTGCGCCCTCGGAGCAGATGGGCTTCCTCGACCGCTACTCCGGCGGCAAGGCGCAGCGGTTGGAGCTGCCCAAGGAGCTGACCGCCAAGCCCAGTGCGGTGTTCAGCGTGACGGGCAGCGGTGCCGGCGACGTCTGGATCTCCGGGGCGTTCGTCACGCCGGACAAGGACTCCCCGTACGCCGCGCACTGGAACGGCACGGCGTGGACGCTGCACGAACTGCCGGTCACCGCGCAGTTCCCCAACGGCTGGAACGCCGACCAGATCGTCACGTCGGGCGGCACCGTTCACGTGTCCGGCCGTTCCCTCTACACCGACGGCACGCTCACCACGGGCTACCGCTTCGACGGCAAGGCGTGGACGGAGTGGACCGACCGCGGCCTGGCGGAGATCAACGACCTGTCGGTGCGCTCGGACACCACCGGCATGGTCGCGGGCGGCTGGCCGACGCTGACCAGCAACGTCAGCCAGTACGCCAGCTTCACCGGCACGACGTGGACCAGCCACGAGCAGCCCGCCGCCTTCGCGGGCAAGGAGGGTCAGGTCCTCGGCGTGGCCTGGCTGCCGGGCACCGACCGGGCGATGGGCGTGGGCTACACCAACGACGAGAGCGAATGGGGCGGCGTCTACTACGTCACCGCGAGCAGGTCCTGATCCTCGCCGCGGCGGCGGAGGCCCCGACACCCGCCACCGCGGCGTCCTACTTGCCCTTGCTGAGGCGGACCAGCTTCGGGCCGTTCGGCCCCAGCTCGATCAGCCCGTCCTTGTGCCCGCCCAGCGCGGAGGCGATCTCCGCGAGCAGGGCGGTCATCAGCTGTTCCGCCGCGTCGTGGCTCTCCGCGCGGCCCACCACGTATTCCACGCCGGGATCGCCGACCAGCCGGGCCAGCACGGTGAAGCGGTGCGCGGCCAGGACCGTGGTCCCGGCGGGCGGATGTTCCTTGGCCACCCTCAGCGCCATGATGAGGTCCGCGCGCACCACGCCCTGGTCCTCGGCTGCCACCCACACCTGCGGCATGCCCGGCGACGGCATCTCACGCCAGCTCATGCCTTGACGGTAGCCGTCAGGCGTCCGGCACGCGCGCGTCCACCTCGATCTCGATCTTCATGCGCGGGTCGGCCAGGCCGCACACCAGCATGCTCGCGGCGGGCCGGACGGACTCGAAACGGCGGCGCAGCGACGGCCAGCACGGCTCGAAGTCGGCCCGATCCGGTACCAGGTACCGCACGCGGACCACGTCGGCGAACGAGCAGCCCGCCTCGGCCAGCGCCGCCCCGATGTTGTCCAGGCACTGCTCGGCCTGCTCGACCAGGTCCTCGGAGATCGTCATCGTCGCGTAGTCGAAGCCGGTGGTCCCGGAGACGTGCACCCAGCCGTCCACGACCACCGCGCGGGAGTACCCGATCTCGTCCTCGAACCGCGCCGCACTGCGGATCACTCGTCGTTGCCTCACCAGGCGAACGCTAGGTGACCAGCGGTGATACGTCCAATACGCATTCCGTCCGGCTGTGATATCTCTTGAGATATGGACCGTCCCGAGCTGGCCCTCCACCAGCTGCACGCGTTCGTGGTGCTCGCCGAGCTGGGCCACTTCGGCCGCGCGGCGGACCGGCTGGGCATCGCGCAGCCGCCGCTGAGCCAGCAGATCCGCAGGCTGGAGGAGAAGGTCGGCTTCCCGCTGCTCACCAGGACACCCGGGCGGGTCGACCTCACCCCGGCGGGGGCCGAACTGCTGCCCGCGGCCCGGCGCGCGCTCGACGCCGCCGAGTCCGGCCTGAACGCGGCGCGACGGGCAGGCGGCGGCGAGGTGGGACGGTTGCGGATCGGCTTCGCCGCGTCACTGGCGCTGACCATCCTCCCCGGGCTCGTGCGCGCCTACCGCGAGCGGTTTCCCGCCGTGGAGACCGAAATCCACGAGATGACCACCACACCCCAGGTCACCGCGCTGCGCGAACGCGCGATCGACGTCGGCTTCGTGCGGGAGGAGATCGCCGAACCCGGGCTGGCGTGCGAGCCGATCCTGTCGGAGGGCTTCGTCGCCGTCCTGCCCACCGGGCACCCGCTCGCCGACCTCCGCGCCGTCCCGATCGGCGCGCTGGCCGAGGAGGAACTAGTGCTGCTCCCCCGCGCGGCCGGGGCGGGCGTGCACGACCGCATCGTGAACCTGTTCCGCGCCAACGGTGTTGAGCCGACGATCGGTCAGCGTGCGGTGGAGTGGCAGACCGCGTGCGCGTTCGTGGCGGCCGGGATGGGCGTCTCCGTCGCCCCGTCGAGCGTGCGGCGGATGCGGCTCAGCGGTGTGGTCTACCGCAGGCTCGACCCCGACACCGCGCGCACGGTCGTCGCCGTGTGCTGGCGTTCAGCTGACCAGAACCCCCTGGTGGATCAGTTCGTCGCGCTCACAAGGCAGTAGTCGGCCAAACCCGCCCGGTACGCCTTGAGCCAGTTGCGGCCCCAAGTGTCGCGGTACCGGGTCTGCGCCACCCACGTGTCGAAGCCGAACCAGACGTTCTCGCCGATGCTCTCCACCCGGACGTCGGCGAAGCCCGCCGCGACGAGATCGGCGCGGAAGCGCTCGACCGGCACCGCGAAGTCGATCTCGTCGTCGATGGTCTCGATCAGCTTCCGCAGCTCGCCGGGCGCCTCGTCCGTGGTGGCGAAGAACGTTGCCAGGCTGAGCTTTCCGCCGGGGCGCAGCACGCGACGGGCCTCGGCGGCGAACAAGGCCAGGTCCTCGAAGTGCTGAGCCGCCTCGACGCTGTAGAGCTTGTCGAAGCTGCCGTCGTCGAAGGGCATCTTGAGCGCGTCGCCCTGGCGGAGGTCGAGCAGGTCGCCGTGGATGGCGCGGGCGCGGCCGAGCTGGGCGTCGGAGAAGTCCAGGCCGACGAGCGCGCCGGGCCGGAACTCGCGGAGGGTCAGCGCCGCGCCCACCCCGATGCCGCAACCGACCTCCAGCACCGCGTCGGACTCCGTGATGCCGAGCTCGCCGAGGACCCTGCGGTAGAGCGCGGCCTGGCTCTCGGTGCGCTCCTCCACGGTGATCGGGCGGTCGGCGGGCACCGACTCCCAGTAGCCGTAGTTGATGAAGTTGCCGGAGAACAGCTCGAACGATCCGAGATCCACTTCCCCGTACATCGCCGCGCGCTTCGCGGCCGCACCGCCGTCTGCCACCGTGACCTCCCCGAGTCGTCCCCAACCTAGCGGTGCGGCGACCCTTCGACGATCGTGAAGAGCCCACGCGTTCCGCTGTTGTTCTCCCGCTCCGTCGTCCGGCTCCACGATCCCGACCTGATCGGCTGCTCGCCGCGTTGAGGTTGCCTCCGCGGGGTCGCGTGGGCATGGTGTGCCGATGGCCAGTGAAGAGGTGCGCGACGAGGTCAAGCTGACCAATCTCGACCAGCCGCTGTTCGACGGCGCCGAGGCGACCAAGCGGGACCTCGTCGACTACCTCGACGGCGTGCGCGAGCGCCTGCTGCCGCACATCGGCGACCGTCCCCTGTCGGTGGTCCGCGTGCTGCGGGGCCAGAAGCCGTTCATGCAGAAGAACGTCCCGAAGTACACGCCGCCGTGGGTGCGGACCACCCAGATCTGGGCGGAGGCGTCCAAGCGACGGATCTCCTACGCGCTGTGCGACGACCGGCGGACGCTGCTGTGGTTCGCCAACCAGCGGGCCGTCGAGTACCACCCGACGCTGGGCCGCTCCGCCGACATCTACCGGCCGACGCACCTCGTCCTCGACCTCGACCCGCCGGAGGGCGGTGACTTCCGGCTCGTGGTCGAGGCCGCGCGGTTGATCCGGCAGGCGCTGGCCGACTCGGGCTTGACGGGTGCCGTCAAGACCAGTGGCTCCAAGGGGGTGCACGTGTTCGTGCCCGTCGACGACCACGCGCCTGTCGACGACGTGGCCGCCGCGACCAGGGCCGTAGCCGCGCGGGCGGAGCGCATCGATCCGGTGCTGGCGACCACGGCGTTCATCCGCGAGGACCGCGAGGGCAAGGTGTTCCTCGACTCGACCAGGGCGGGCGGTGCCACCGTGGTCGCCGCGTACAGCCCACGTGTGCGGCCGGGGACCACGGTGTCCTTCCCCTTGTCCTGGAACGACCTCGACCGGGTCACGCCGGCGGACTTCACGATGCGGTCGGTGCTCGCATCGCTGGGCGAGCGCGATCCGTGGGAGGACGAACTGCCCGCACCGCAACGCCTTCCCGAAGATCTCATCGCGGAGGGGCACACCATCCCGGTCGCCCGCGTCCAGGCGATGCAGGAGGGCAAGCGCCGCGCCAGGGCTCGCTCAGCGGCTCAGGACACCGAGGGATAGCCGCTCCACGTCGGTGACCACCTCGTAGCTGGTGACGCGATGCCTTCGACGGTGATCGCGAGCGCGAGCAGCAATCGCCCGTGCGGGGCGACCACGGCGCCGACCCGCCCGTTGACCAGCGCGACTTCGGCGAAGCGGGCTCGGCGGCCGAAAACCGCCGTCTCCTTCACCACGCGCCGCGCACCGCGGAGCTCCACCCGGTCGACCCGGCGGACCACGTCGGGTGCCAGCACCGCGAGCAGCGCGGCGATGTCGCCGTCGCGGGCCGCCCGCAGGAACGCCTCGACGACGCGGCGGTGCGCGGCGAGGTCCCGGACGGGCACCTCGGACGTCCCGCGAACACGTGACCGGGCGCGGCTGGCGAGCTTCTTCGCCGCCGCCGGCGAGCGCTCCAGCGTCTGCGCGATGTTGTCGAACGGCACCGCGAACAGGTCGTGCAGCACGAACGCGACCCGCTCCGCCGGGCTGAGGGTGTCCAGCAGCACGAGCAGCGCACGCCCGACCGAGTCGACCAGCAGCGCGTCGTGCTCCGGCGTGTTCGGGTCGGCGAGGTCCGGCAGCCGGCCGATCGGGTCCTCGCGGCGGTTCTTGCGGGCGCGCAGCACGTCCAGGCACACCCGGGAGACCACCGTGCGCAGCCATGGCGCGAGGTTGTCGACGCCGTCGGCCCGGCTGAGCCGCAACCAGGCTTCCTGGACGGCGTCATCCGCCTCGGCCGCGGAGCCGAGCATCCGGTAGGCCACCCCGTGCAGGTGCGCGCGCTGCGCCTGGAAGCGGGCGGCCAGCTCGTCGCGTTCGTCCACATCCCCTTGACGAGGCCGGGCCGCGGTGTGTGACACCTGGCTCGGTGGAACAACCAGGGGCGGGGTACTGTTGAACACGACGGTAGTTGAACTTTCTACTACTTGGTCGAGTCCCAGGGAGCTGTCATGCAGTTCGGCGTCTTCACCGTCGGCGACGTCACCACCGACCCCACCACGGGGCGCACCCCGTCGGAGGCCGAGCGGATCAAGGCGATGGTGGCCATCGCGCTCAAGGCCGAGGAGGTGGGCCTGGA
The window above is part of the Allokutzneria albata genome. Proteins encoded here:
- a CDS encoding class I SAM-dependent methyltransferase; the encoded protein is MADGGAAAKRAAMYGEVDLGSFELFSGNFINYGYWESVPADRPITVEERTESQAALYRRVLGELGITESDAVLEVGCGIGVGAALTLREFRPGALVGLDFSDAQLGRARAIHGDLLDLRQGDALKMPFDDGSFDKLYSVEAAQHFEDLALFAAEARRVLRPGGKLSLATFFATTDEAPGELRKLIETIDDEIDFAVPVERFRADLVAAGFADVRVESIGENVWFGFDTWVAQTRYRDTWGRNWLKAYRAGLADYCLVSATN
- the ligD gene encoding non-homologous end-joining DNA ligase; translation: MASEEVRDEVKLTNLDQPLFDGAEATKRDLVDYLDGVRERLLPHIGDRPLSVVRVLRGQKPFMQKNVPKYTPPWVRTTQIWAEASKRRISYALCDDRRTLLWFANQRAVEYHPTLGRSADIYRPTHLVLDLDPPEGGDFRLVVEAARLIRQALADSGLTGAVKTSGSKGVHVFVPVDDHAPVDDVAAATRAVAARAERIDPVLATTAFIREDREGKVFLDSTRAGGATVVAAYSPRVRPGTTVSFPLSWNDLDRVTPADFTMRSVLASLGERDPWEDELPAPQRLPEDLIAEGHTIPVARVQAMQEGKRRARARSAAQDTEG
- a CDS encoding LysR family transcriptional regulator, whose amino-acid sequence is MDRPELALHQLHAFVVLAELGHFGRAADRLGIAQPPLSQQIRRLEEKVGFPLLTRTPGRVDLTPAGAELLPAARRALDAAESGLNAARRAGGGEVGRLRIGFAASLALTILPGLVRAYRERFPAVETEIHEMTTTPQVTALRERAIDVGFVREEIAEPGLACEPILSEGFVAVLPTGHPLADLRAVPIGALAEEELVLLPRAAGAGVHDRIVNLFRANGVEPTIGQRAVEWQTACAFVAAGMGVSVAPSSVRRMRLSGVVYRRLDPDTARTVVAVCWRSADQNPLVDQFVALTRQ
- a CDS encoding RidA family protein; amino-acid sequence: MRQRRVIRSAARFEDEIGYSRAVVVDGWVHVSGTTGFDYATMTISEDLVEQAEQCLDNIGAALAEAGCSFADVVRVRYLVPDRADFEPCWPSLRRRFESVRPAASMLVCGLADPRMKIEIEVDARVPDA